In Nematostella vectensis chromosome 11, jaNemVect1.1, whole genome shotgun sequence, a genomic segment contains:
- the LOC5500950 gene encoding interferon regulatory factor 2: MQRRLRLRDWLAIQIESGEFTGLEWLDKGRRVFRVPWKHGSRQSWNVEKDAAVFREWAIYTGRYDARKMKPNPRRWKTNFRCALNALPDIEEVTEKSCTRGNNAFKVYRMKPLPRGISYKATEEIFHRHLDKYKSSEQENVKVDGVFQWEHYKDYNGYTSQDERAMYFTDQERRAHPGLWPNQEVPQTVPDDEQIVAIVDELQQLQQMQSDQACTITGSCSTSPDSACDGYSYSTAEHGSCPVYPSLMTHM, encoded by the exons ATGCAACGAAGACTCCGTTTAAGAGATTGGCTTGCGATTCAAATTGAAAGTGGCGAGTTTACTGGTTTGGAATGGCTGGATAAAGGAAGGAGGGTTTTTCGTGTCCCTTGGAAACACGGATCACGCCAGTCGTGGAATGTCGAGAAAGATGCTGCAGTTTTTCGTGAGTGGGCAATTTATACGGGAAG ATACGACGCGCGTAAAATGAAGCCCAATCCACGAAGATGGAAAACCAACTTCCGGTGCGCCCTAAACGCTCTCCCAGACATCGAGGAAGTTACAGAAAAAAGTTGCACGAGAGGGAACAATGCATTCAAAGTCTACCGCATGAAGCCACTGCCGAGAGGAATCAGCTATAAAG CGACAGAGGAGATTTTTCACAGACATCTAGATAAATACAAAAGCAGTGAGCAGGAGAATGTAAAAGTGGACGGCGTTTTCCAATGGGAACATTACAAAGATTATAAT GGCTACACCTCGCAAGATGAGAGAGCAATGTACTTTACCGACCAGGAACGACGCGCGCATCCAGGCCTCTGGCCAAACCAAG AAGTACCGCAAACAGTCCCGGACGACGAACAAATTGTTGCT ATTGTCGACGAGCTCCAGCAGCTACAACAAATGCAGAGCGACCAGGCCTGCACAATCACCGGAAGCTGCTCAACCTCGCCTGATAGCGCGTGCGATGGCTACAGTTATAGTACAGCGGAACATG GCTCGTGCCCAGTCTACCCCTCACTCATGACGCACATGTAG
- the LOC5500955 gene encoding protein fem-1 homolog B, with protein MSEEEDELSRNFYLYARDGNSSKLKEILKRTTPEKRGQLLERKVKDQDQQTTPLIIAARNGHCKTVEVLLEYNADLEAVGVVKVDDQVIEGSSPLWAAAATGRFEVVKLLLKHGACVDSTTKTNSTPLRAAAYDGRMDIVSFLVDNGAQVNVCNNFENTPLMVACYNGHRDVVMYLVKKGASMDMQDKQGNSVLHYGVERGHLEIVKELVRQGAKHLPNKLGLTPLLLASNDCKTEMVEYFISEEDCPQIDRIDALELLGATIANEPDVYDTNLAFEFITRGMTERFQGDKCIYKKKLLPPIEAYQNRVECQTINELQEIKHNPHAIHMEGLLIRERILGSHNTELRFPIRYRGAVFADSANFELCISLWKHAMDIGQKNDQVIIDDLKIFGDFFCHMIQRSTEPTFRNVLDVFDHAVTEFEKLTNKAKLACEKSLNGIQDDIDSVVHRTLYFLTIFTKLKLSEIEEGSLQTSLFKYLCLNPRTAEGLSLLHLAVSNRTPTDEHYTKDICRYPCLLTTNLLLKNRVHVNTIDKLGNTPLHVAVATKPKLGFLTTTKNVIKALLAAGSHEDLSNKDGKTAMDIAASEELKKVLLSGQKISLKCISARAVARYKLNYVGLVPKTIEAFIKTH; from the coding sequence ATGTCTGAAGAAGAAGACGAATTAAGCCGTAATTTTTATCTATACGCCCGTGATGGAAACTCGAGTAAACTCAAGGAGATATTAAAACGCACAACTCCAGAAAAAAGAGGCCAGTTACTTGAACGCAAAGTGAAAGATCAAGACCAGCAAACCACCCCATTGATAATCGCAGCAAGAAACGGCCATTGCAAAACGGTCGAAGTGCTACTAGAATACAATGCCGACCTAGAGGCTGTTGGGGTAGTCAAAGTTGACGACCAGGTTATTGAAGGAAGTTCCCCTCTTTGGGCAGCAGCTGCTACTGGCAGATTCGAAGTAGTGAAATTATTACTGAAACATGGCGCATGTGTCGACAGTACAACCAAGACTAACTCTACCCCTTTACGTGCGGCTGCTTATGATGGTCGTATGGATATTGTCAGTTTCCTGGTGGATAACGGAGCACAGGTGAATGTTTGTAACAACTTTGAGAATACACCGTTGATGGTGGCCTGTTATAACGGCCATAGAGATGTTGTGATGTACTTGGTGAAGAAAGGCGCGAGTATGGACATGCAAGATAAGCAAGGTAACTCTGTGCTGCATTACGGCGTGGAGCGTGGCCATTTGGAAATCGTCAAGGAGCTTGTTAGGCAGGGGGCAAAGCATTTACCCAATAAACTTGGTCTCACCCCCCTATTATTAGCTAGTAACGACTGCAAAACAGAGATGGTAGAGTACTTTATCAGTGAAGAAGACTGCCCGCAAATTGATCGCATAGATGCTCTGGAGCTTCTTGGTGCGACTATTGCTAACGAGCCTGATGTCTATGACACTAATTTAGCTTTTGAATTTATAACTCGAGGGATGACCGAGAGATTTCAAGGAGATAAGTGTATTTACAAGAAGAAACTCTTGCCTCCCATAGAGGCTTATCAGAATAGAGTTGAATGCCAAACTATTAATGAATTACAAGAAATTAAACACAATCCTCATGCGATTCACATGGAAGGATTATTGATCAGAGAGCGTATACTTGGTTCCCATAATACCGAGCTTCGGTTTCCTATCCGCTACCGGGGTGCAGTTTTTGCAGACTCTGCTAATTTTGAGCTGTGTATTTCCCTATGGAAGCATGCAATGGACATAGGACAAAAGAATGACCAGGTTATAATTGATGACTTGAAAATCTTTGGAGATTTCTTTTGTCATATGATTCAGAGAAGCACAGAGCCAACTTTCCGGAATGTTTTAGATGTCTTTGATCATGCCGTGACAGAATTTGAAAAGCTTACCAACAAAGCTAAACTTGCATGTGAAAAATCCCTCAATGGAATACAAGATGACATAGACAGCGTGGTTCACAgaactctttattttctcacgaTTTTTACCAAGCTAAAACTTTCGGAGATTGAAGAAGGGAGCTTGCAAACATCCCTATTTAAATATTTGTGTCTTAACCCTAGAACAGCTGAAGGTCTATCCCTGCTCCACCTTGCAGTCTCAAATAGGACACCGACAGATGAACATTACACCAAAGACATCTGTAGATACCCTTGTTTATTGACCACTAATTTACTCTTGAAGAACAGGGTTCATGTTAACACAATTGACAAACTTGGAAACACGCCCCTTCATGTTGCTGTGGCTACAAAACCAAAACTTGGATTCTTAACCACCACCAAAAATGTCATTAAAGCTCTGTTAGCAGCGGGTAGTCATGAAGACCTTTCTAACAAAGATGGTAAAACAGCAATGGATATTGCAGCCTCGGAAGAGTTGAAAAAAGTTCTGCTTTCCGGACAAAAGATAAGTTTAAAGTGTATTTCTGCACGAGCTGTTGCTAGGTATAAGCTGAATTACGTCGGTCTTGTGCCTAAAACAATTGAGGCATTTATCAAGACTCATTAG